A single Lactuca sativa cultivar Salinas chromosome 8, Lsat_Salinas_v11, whole genome shotgun sequence DNA region contains:
- the LOC128128027 gene encoding uncharacterized protein LOC128128027 — protein MPPRRSARRNSTSTPPPTPPPIMDAVMFQTAVTATVTATMAQISNNGSGGGTNSSTNGLNQGRSGECTYKDFTNSKPIPFSGTGGVMALSQWIEKTEAVFEICACPEESKGNKGWIQEEPEELIDEDPEEEPEEEPKEEEEEEEEEEEEEYVEVDMDEDESEEEPEMPRDSPIRRVVNSTTETPPPQFDHAAPQAVIEAAITATLAHIRESRTSGTGSGTHLTNPGITHRHPRECMYKDFMN, from the exons ATGCCTCCCCGTAGATCAGCACGCAggaactcaacttcaacaccacctccaacacctcctccaattatggatgccGTTATGTTCCAAACTGCTGTAACCGCCACTGTAACCGCAACAATGGCACAAATCAGTAACAACGGGTCAGGCGGAGGAACAAACAGCTCTACAAATGGCCTAAACCAGGGCCGTTCAGGGGAATGTacttataaagacttcaccaACAGCAAACCTATTCCCTTTAGTGGAACTGGAGGAGTaatggctctatcccaatggatagagaaaacggaagcagTGTTCGAGATTTGCGCGTGCCCCGAAGAAAGCAAA GGAAATAAGGGCTGGATTcaagaagagcccgaagaactGATTGatgaggatcccgaagaggaacCCGAGGAGGAaccaaaggaagaagaagaagaggaggaagaagaagaagaagaggaatacgTCGAGGTAGACATGGATGAAGATGAAAGTGAAGAGGAACCAGAG ATGCCTCGTGATAGCCCTATAAGGCGTGTAGTCAATAGCACAACAGAGACTCCACCACCACAATTCGATCATGCTGCTCCCCAAGCAGTGATAGAAGCCGCGATAACAGCTACTTTAGCTCACATCCGCGAAAGTCGTACCAGTGGAACTGGTAGCGGTACCCACTTAACCAACCCCGGAATTACCCACAGACACCCAAGGGAGTGTatgtataaggacttcatgaactga